The following coding sequences are from one Mytilus trossulus isolate FHL-02 chromosome 8, PNRI_Mtr1.1.1.hap1, whole genome shotgun sequence window:
- the LOC134680641 gene encoding RUS family member 1-like — protein sequence MNQDIVVCQEVYGSSNVKKKYILEKSGSVKSVDLSPKFTSVSHFFRSVFLPQGYPESVSSDYVTYQIWDTIQAFCSSITGTLAHQAVLKGVGVGDETATVLAATLTWLLKDGTGMLGRILFAWMQGTSLDCDAKRWRLFADILNDLAIFMEILAPSFPWLFTPIVCTAGVCKSIVGVAGGATRAALTQHQARRNNMADVSAKDGSQETLVNLAGLILNFLLIPIVTGKPMIIWSLFVIFTCLHLFANYRAVTCVVMESLNQARLNIIVKDYMRTGIILQPNTVNFKEPVILKTRRKLQIYLGSSISSVCKSSKDLQSMLHIYRDSQYLLMIDLKNSCINIILSQSSTIEDQIQSCLQAEIINYIYEMLYLPNQTPQKNIDSIAEALRNGDCGSTSHQSYHYTQSIIERFREDLHNSGWLTDPVLLGPQEWRCTWNINGLSDKKHY from the exons atGAATCAGGACATAGTTGTGTGTCAAGAAGTTTATGGTTCATCCAATgtgaaaaagaaatacattCTAGAAAAAAGTGGAAGTGTAAAGTCAGTTGACCTGTCCCCAAAATTTACATCAGTTTCACATTTCTTTCGG TCTGTTTTTCTACCACAAGGCTATCCAGAAAGTGTAAGCTCTGACTATGTAACATATCAGATCTGGGATACTATACAG gcATTTTGTAGCAGTATAACTGGTACCCTGGCCCATCAGGCTGTTCTGAAAGGTGTAGGAGTCGGTGATGAGACTGCCACAGTACTGGCTGCTACCCTTACTTGGTTACTTAAAG atgGTACTGGTATGCTTGGAAGGATTCTGTTTGCATGGATGCAAGG AACATCTTTAGACTGTGATGCTAAAAGATGGAG GTTGTTTGCTGATATCCTCAATGATCTGGCAATATTTATGGAGATTTTAGCACCAAGTTTTCCATGGCTATTCACACCTATTGTGTGCACAGCAGGTGTTTGCAAG TCAATAGTGGGTGTTGCAGGTGGAGCCACTAGAGCAGCATTAACACAACATCAAGCAAGACGAAACAACATGGCCGACGTCTCAGCTAAAGATGGAAGTCAG gAAACTTTGGTGAACTTGGCAGGATTAATCCTTAACTTTTTGTTGATCCCCATCGTAACTGGTAAACCTAT GATAATTTGGAGTTTATTTGTGATATTTACATGTTTACATCTGTTTGCTAATTATCGTGCTGTCACCTGTGTTGTGATGGAATCTCTTAATCAAGCGCGACTGAACATTATCGTAAAAGATTACATGAGGACAGGAATAATACTCCAACCAAATACAGTGAATTTTAAAGAACCAGTTATATTGA aaacaaggAGAAAATTACAGATATATTTAGGTTCATCCATTAGTTCTGTATGTAAAAG TTCCAAAGATTTACAAAGTATGTTACATATATACAGAGACAGTCAGTACTTACTCATGATAGATCTAAAGAATA GTTGTATTAACATCATACTTTCTCAGTCCAGTACTATAGAAGATCAGATACAGAGCTGTTTACAGGCagaaattatcaattatatttatgaaatgttatatttacCTAAC cAAACTCCACAGAAAAATATTGATTCTATTGCAGAAGCTTTAAGAAATG gtgaTTGTGGGTCTACATCACACCAGTCCTACCACTACACTCAATCCATTATAGAAAGGTTTAGAGAAGATCTACACAACAGTGGATGGTTGACAGATCCTGTTTTATTAGGACCTCAAGAATGGAGATGTACTTGGAACATTAATGGGCTCTCAGACAAAAAACATTATTGA
- the LOC134727411 gene encoding cytochrome P450 4B1-like yields MARNLNLLFYPEWLYRLSPSGKEFFNLCDYVHKFAEDIIEKRKQELMSKVSINKKRQMDFLDILLTAKDENGQGLTDKEIRSEVDTFMFAGHETTASVLSWSIYALGKYKHIQDKVYTEVKKVIGDKQHIDGDDISEMKYLSCFLKEVMRQYTPVPLIARTLEKPTVVNGVELPEGILTILGIHSGHHHPDVWDDPWVGTIHTHSQNTGETYLLTILGIHSGHHHPDVWEDPWEFKPERFEGSIQRDMDPYSFTPFSAGPRNCIGQSFAQSEEKVLIARIINRFEISLDPNHKVEPFIEFVMRAKNGMMVSFKDRS; encoded by the exons ATGGCTAGAAATCT gaatttattgttttatcctGAATGGTTGTATAGACTGTCACCAAGTGGTAAAGAATTTTTCAATCTATGTGATTATGTTCATAAGTTTGCTGAAGATATTATTGAAAAGAGAAAGCAAGAATTG ATGAGCAAAGTCAGCATTAACAAGAAAAGACAAATGGATTTTCTGGACATTTTATTAACAGCTAAGGATGAAAATGGCCAAGGGTTGACAGACAAGGAAATCAGAAGTGAAGTCGACACATTTATGTTTGCTG GTCATGAAACTACAGCCAGTGTTTTGAGTTGGAGTATATATGCACTTGGTAAATATAAACACATACAGGACAAGGTTTATACAGAGGTCAAAAAGGTCATTGGCGACAAACAGCATATAGATGG TGATGATATATCAGAGATGAAGTACCTATCATGTTTCCTTAAGGAGGTGATGAGACAGTATACTCCTGTTCCTCTCATAGCCAGAACACTGGAGAAACCTACTGTAGTTAATGGAGTAGAACTTCCAGAGGGAATACTCACTATACTAGGAATACATAGTGGACATCACCACCCAGATGTGTGGGACGATCCATGGGTAGGTACAATACATACTCATAGCCAGAACACTGGAGAAACCTACT TACTCACTATACTAGGAATACATAGTGGACATCATCACCCAGATGTGTGGGAAGATCCATGG gAATTTAAACCAGAAAGATTTGAAGGCAGTATACAACGTGACATGGATCCTTACAGTTTTACTCCTTTCTCTGCTGGACCAAG AAACTGTATAGGCCAGTCATTTGCACAGAGTGAAGAGAAGGTTCTGATAGCCAGAATTATTAACAG atttgaaatttcattggATCCTAATCATAAAGTAGAACCTTTCATTGAATTTGTGATGAGAGCTAAAAATGGAATGATGGTCAGTTTTAAAGACAGGAGTTGa
- the LOC134727410 gene encoding cytochrome P450 4A10-like yields MSAVLMSVVIGVIGLILIYIIEKIITFLKWHKKMTKILSHFPGPKPHWFFGNALQIGTFHDFVTRMHEEYVENLHTKGYSFWVFTVQPVVFLTHPDTIKVIMKSNAPKAKGNIGYSFMIPWIGDSLLVTHGSKWERNRRLLTPAFHFSVLNGYFKIYNDVADTLLENFSNGSKSGQYIEVYQASALAVLDSLMQCSLSYKGNIQSAG; encoded by the exons ATGAGTGCAGTGTTGATGTCAGTTGTGATTGGAGTTATTGGCCTTATTTTAATCTACATCATAGAAAAGATCATCACATTCCTAAAATGGCACAAaaagatgacaaaaatattGTCTCACTTCCCTGGACCGAAGCCTCATTGGTTCTTTGGTAATGCTTTGCAG ATTGGAACTTTCCATGATTTTGTGACTAGAATGCATGAAGAATATGTAGAAAACTTGCACACCAAAGGTTATAGTTTCTGGGTGTTTACAGTCCAACCCGTTGTGTTTCTGACACACCCAGACACCATTAAAGTCATCATGAAATCTAATGCGCCTAAAGCTAAGGGTAACATAGGATATAGCTTCATGATTCCTTGGATTG GTGATAGTTTACTTGTAACACATGGATCTAAATGGGAGAGGAACAGAAGATTACTGACACCAGCATTCCACTTCAGTGTATTAAATGGTtacttcaaaatatataatgatgTGGCAGATACATTACTG GAGAACTTTTCAAACGGTAGTAAAAGTGGACAGTATATAGAAGTATATCAAGCCTCAGCTTTAGCTGTGTTGGACTCTCTTATGCAGTGTTCATTATCATACAAAGGCAATATACAGTCAGCAGGGTAA